TCGCATCGACCCCAGGATCCCCGCCGAGGACCAGGTGGGGACGCTCTCCCGCTTGCGGGAAGAGGGAAAGGTCCGCCACGTGGGGCTCTCAGAGGTGGGGGTGGAGGAGATCCGGCGCGCCCGCGAGATCGTGCCGATCGTCTCGGTGCAGAACCGCTACAACCTGGTGGATCGCGACTGGGAGGAGACGCTGGAGCACTGCGGCGAGGAAGGGATCGCCTTCATCCCCTGGTACCCCCTGGCGGCCGGTCCGCTGGCGGAGGGCGACGGCCCGCTCGCGCGCATCGCGGAGCGCCACGGCGCCACCACGGCCCAGGTGGCGCTGGCCTGGCTGCTGCGCCGCTCGCCGGTGATGCTCCCCATCCCCGGAACGTCCAGCGTGGAGCACCTGGAGGAGAACGTGGGCGCGGCGCCGCTGGAGCTCGACGACGCGGAGCTCGAGGAGCTGAGCGAGGCCGGCGGAGCGGCGGGGAAGGGGGAGTAGCTGGAGTAGCTCCGCCCCGCATGCAACCCGCGCCGCCCACGCGGGTATCTACCGGGCATGAAGGGACTTCCGACAATCCGGCGCCTCCTCCGGCGGGGCGCGCTCCCGCTCCTCGCGGCCGTCCTCGCGGCGGCGTGCGGCGACACCGGCTTCGGCGTGCAGGTGCCCGGCGGCCGCGCCGCGGGGCTCCGCTCCGGCGTGTACGA
Above is a window of Longimicrobiaceae bacterium DNA encoding:
- a CDS encoding aldo/keto reductase, producing MPTESRAPRAHAAGIFTLGGDLPVHRLGFGAMRITGKGIWGPPEDRGEALRVLRRTIELGIDLIDTADSYGPHVSEELIAEALHPYPEGLVIATKAGLERSGPGKWEPNGHPKHLRAACEGSLRRLRVERIDLYQLHRIDPRIPAEDQVGTLSRLREEGKVRHVGLSEVGVEEIRRAREIVPIVSVQNRYNLVDRDWEETLEHCGEEGIAFIPWYPLAAGPLAEGDGPLARIAERHGATTAQVALAWLLRRSPVMLPIPGTSSVEHLEENVGAAPLELDDAELEELSEAGGAAGKGE